From the genome of Geminocystis sp. M7585_C2015_104, one region includes:
- the hypE gene encoding hydrogenase expression/formation protein HypE, with product MEREKNFILNCPLPIDKYTHVLMAHGGGGKLMHQLIEQLFLASFPPPNSVTHDSVTLNFNGKKMAFTTDSYVVNPLFFPGGDIGLMAVYGTVNDLAMVGAKPLYLSLGLIIEEGLSIDTLWKIVKSIKQAAEICQVSIVTGDTKVVEKGKGDGIFINTSGVGIIEHNLEINPLAIQEEDVIILSGDIGRHGIAIMAVREALEFETSIESDCAPLHYTVLELIKEGIEIHCLRDLTRGGLASALNEIAIAGKWEMTIEEDSIIVTEEVKGACEILGFDALYVANEGRFVVFTPEKFAEKTLSILQKENPHARIIGRVKKAHRGVVVLNTVMGSKRVIDMLSGEQLPRIC from the coding sequence ATGGAGAGGGAAAAAAATTTTATTCTCAACTGCCCCTTGCCTATAGATAAATACACACATGTTTTAATGGCCCACGGTGGAGGGGGCAAGTTAATGCATCAGTTAATTGAGCAACTTTTTTTGGCCAGTTTTCCCCCGCCAAATTCAGTGACTCATGATTCTGTAACCTTAAATTTTAACGGAAAGAAGATGGCCTTCACCACCGATTCCTACGTGGTAAATCCCCTTTTTTTTCCAGGAGGGGATATTGGATTGATGGCAGTATATGGCACAGTTAATGATTTGGCAATGGTGGGGGCTAAACCTTTATACTTGAGTTTGGGTCTTATAATAGAAGAGGGATTATCCATTGATACTCTATGGAAAATAGTAAAATCCATTAAGCAGGCGGCGGAAATTTGTCAAGTGAGTATCGTGACAGGAGACACCAAGGTAGTAGAAAAAGGCAAGGGAGACGGGATATTTATAAATACCAGTGGCGTGGGAATTATTGAACACAATTTAGAGATAAATCCCCTGGCAATTCAGGAAGAGGATGTGATTATTTTGAGTGGGGATATTGGTAGACATGGAATTGCCATCATGGCGGTAAGGGAAGCATTAGAATTTGAAACCAGTATCGAAAGTGATTGCGCGCCCCTGCATTATACTGTTTTAGAGCTCATCAAGGAGGGTATAGAAATCCACTGTTTGCGCGACTTAACAAGAGGTGGGTTGGCTTCTGCTTTGAATGAAATAGCCATAGCCGGTAAATGGGAAATGACTATAGAAGAAGACTCTATCATAGTAACAGAAGAAGTAAAAGGCGCCTGTGAGATTCTAGGATTTGATGCTTTATATGTAGCCAATGAGGGGAGATTTGTTGTGTTTACCCCAGAAAAATTTGCTGAGAAAACTCTGTCCATATTGCAAAAAGAAAACCCCCACGCTAGGATTATTGGGAGGGTGAAAAAGGCTCACAGGGGGGTAGTGGTTTTAAATACGGTTATGGGAAGTAAAAGAGTCATTGATATGCTCTCAGGAGAACAATTGCCGAGAATCTGTTAA
- the folD gene encoding bifunctional methylenetetrahydrofolate dehydrogenase/methenyltetrahydrofolate cyclohydrolase FolD, with translation MTAKILDGKGLAKKIESSLREEIQSQIEKKKRPPGLAVLMVGDNPASAVYVRNKERACQGVGMVSFGKHFPTETSQEKLIAVIRQLNEDERVDGILVQLPLPNHLDAVALLHNITPDKDADGLHPVNLGKLVRGERGIRSCTPAGVMELLREYDIPIEGKRAVVVGRSILVGKPLALMLLEKNATVTIAHSRTADLAAVTREADILVAAVGKPGLITAEMVKPGAVVIDVGINRVDGRLVGDVAFDEVKEVASYITPVPGGVGPMTVAMLLQNTYQSYLQRINH, from the coding sequence ATGACAGCCAAGATTTTAGATGGAAAGGGTTTAGCCAAAAAGATTGAAAGCAGCCTACGGGAGGAGATTCAAAGCCAAATAGAAAAGAAAAAAAGGCCCCCAGGTTTAGCAGTATTAATGGTAGGGGACAACCCGGCTAGTGCGGTGTATGTGAGGAATAAAGAAAGGGCTTGCCAGGGGGTGGGGATGGTGTCTTTCGGCAAACATTTTCCCACAGAAACCTCTCAAGAAAAATTGATTGCCGTTATCCGACAGTTAAATGAAGATGAGCGAGTAGATGGCATTCTGGTACAATTACCTTTGCCAAACCATTTAGACGCAGTAGCCCTATTACATAATATCACCCCGGACAAGGACGCTGACGGTCTACATCCAGTCAATTTGGGCAAACTAGTGCGAGGGGAGAGGGGGATAAGGAGTTGTACCCCAGCTGGTGTGATGGAATTGTTGCGGGAATATGATATACCAATAGAGGGGAAAAGGGCAGTGGTGGTAGGCAGAAGCATTTTGGTAGGCAAGCCGTTAGCCTTGATGTTGTTGGAAAAAAATGCCACTGTGACTATTGCCCATTCTCGCACAGCGGATTTGGCGGCGGTGACAAGGGAGGCGGATATTCTAGTGGCGGCGGTAGGCAAACCGGGATTAATCACTGCCGAGATGGTAAAACCTGGTGCTGTAGTCATCGATGTGGGTATTAATCGGGTTGATGGGCGTTTGGTAGGTGATGTAGCCTTTGACGAGGTAAAGGAGGTAGCAAGTTATATTACACCTGTACCCGGGGGAGTTGGTCCTATGACTGTAGCCATGTTGTTACAAAACACCTACCAAAGTTATTTACAGAGGATTAACCATTGA
- the gltB gene encoding glutamate synthase large subunit: MQSQELMRKYCAKEEAITFQGQPWLTKERDACGVGLIAYLENRQSHELVEKALKALQCMEHRGACGADRDTGDGSGIMTGIPVDIFKPWFAENNVEMPPVGKWAVGMVFLPRDEERAAEGRQYVEEMVAREKLITLGWRKVPINPEVLGKQAKSTLPKIEQIIVTSPDGSQGDELEKRLYIARSRVGKRLTDDFYICSFSSRTIVYKGLVRGEVLGKFYQDLSNPAYTSRWAVFHRRFSTNTVPKWPFAQPMRLIGHNGEINTLLGNINWMKVREANMELPGWTEEELEGTTPIVNTLNSDSYNLDSTLELLVRTGRSIPEALMILIPEAYQNQPELEKYPEIVDFYEYYSGLMEAWDGPALLAFSEGKTVGACLDRNGLRPARYAITRDGCVVVASEAGVVPLPEAEIIEKGKLGPGQMIVVDLENNVLLKNWEIKQKIAAAKPYGQWLKQYRRRLSLSPFTPTQSRRAEEELVRLQTSFGYSAEDLEMIIIPMALEGKEPTFCMGDDIPLAVLSDKPRLLYDYFKQRFAQVTNPAIDPLRESLVMSLEMHLGSRGNLLDVQPESAHTLVIPSPVLSDADLEALKQQSEFPCKQLSTLFPIADGPEGFKASLARLGEEATRAVEEGYQILILSDRVGQIGTEYSYIPPLLAVGAVHHHLIREGLRLKTSLIVDTAQCWSTHHFACLIGYGASAVCPYLTWETIAAWWHDGKTRKLMENGKIEAISEVEAFQRYRKAVEAGLLKILSKMGISLLSSYHGAQIFECIGLGPDVIDLAFEGTTSRVGGLSLAEVANEVISFHQRAFPELQAKKLENYGYINYKKGGEYHMNSPEMAKLLHEAVRAYGTQKGYDHYEWYRRYLEERPATALRDLLEFKSDRQPIPLEEVEPIENILPRFCTGGMSLGALSQEAHETLAIAMNRIGGKSNSGEGGEDPKRYHIINDVDENGYSPSFPHLKGLKNGDCASSAIKQIASGRFGVTPEYLINAEQLEIKIAQGAKPGEGGQLPGKKVSEYIAMLRRSKPGVTLISPPPHHDIYSIEDLAQLIYDLHQINPTAKVSVKLVASVGIGTIAAGVAKANADIIQISGHDGGTGASPLSSIKHAGSPWELGLTEVHRTLIENQLRDRVILRVDGGLRTGWDVVMAALMGAEEYGFGSIAMIAEGCIMARVCHTNQCPVGVATQEERLRKRFPGVPQDVVNFFYLIAEEIRSILAKLGYRSLDEIIGRADLLQYRQSVKLAKTSSLNLDCLLQLPDVKHQREWLNHGPAHSNGHVLDDDILADADIQDAIENHGTVTKHIKIVNTDRSVGARIAGVIARKYGDTGFLGNIQLRFKGTAGQSFGAFNIQGVHLYLEGEANDYVGKGMNGGEIVIVPPAEATIAPEDNVILGNTCLYGATGGCLYANGRAGERFAVRNSKATAVIEGAGDHCCEYMTGGVVVVLGSVGRNVGAGMTGGLAYFLDEEGNFPAFVNPEIVKIQRICTPAAEAQLKQLIANHVQKTGSRKGKLILDNWDEYLPRFWQVYPPSEADSPEVKPQKQLTVV, translated from the coding sequence ATGCAAAGTCAAGAGCTGATGAGAAAATACTGTGCCAAAGAAGAAGCTATAACCTTTCAAGGACAACCCTGGTTAACAAAAGAAAGAGATGCCTGTGGTGTGGGGTTGATAGCCTATCTGGAAAACCGTCAATCCCATGAACTGGTAGAGAAGGCACTAAAAGCCCTACAATGCATGGAACACAGAGGGGCCTGCGGTGCAGACAGGGACACCGGCGATGGCTCAGGCATCATGACGGGCATCCCCGTGGACATATTTAAGCCCTGGTTTGCAGAAAACAATGTGGAAATGCCCCCCGTAGGAAAATGGGCAGTGGGAATGGTGTTTCTGCCTCGGGATGAGGAAAGGGCGGCAGAAGGGCGCCAATATGTGGAAGAAATGGTAGCTAGGGAAAAACTTATCACCCTGGGGTGGCGAAAAGTTCCCATAAACCCCGAAGTGTTGGGAAAACAAGCTAAATCCACCCTCCCCAAAATCGAACAGATTATAGTCACCTCCCCGGATGGCAGCCAAGGAGATGAACTGGAAAAACGCCTGTATATAGCAAGATCTCGTGTAGGCAAGAGACTAACTGACGACTTCTACATCTGCTCCTTCTCCAGCCGCACTATCGTATATAAGGGGCTAGTAAGGGGAGAGGTATTAGGAAAATTCTACCAAGACCTGAGCAACCCTGCCTACACCAGCCGCTGGGCAGTATTCCACCGCCGCTTCAGCACTAACACAGTGCCCAAATGGCCCTTCGCTCAACCCATGCGTCTGATAGGCCATAACGGCGAAATTAACACCCTTTTGGGGAATATCAACTGGATGAAGGTACGAGAGGCCAACATGGAATTGCCCGGCTGGACAGAGGAGGAATTGGAAGGCACTACCCCCATCGTCAATACCCTCAACAGCGACTCCTATAACCTGGATAGTACCCTGGAACTACTGGTGAGAACGGGGCGTAGTATTCCAGAGGCCCTCATGATCCTCATCCCGGAGGCCTACCAAAACCAGCCGGAACTGGAAAAATACCCCGAAATAGTAGACTTCTACGAGTACTATAGCGGTTTGATGGAAGCCTGGGATGGCCCCGCCTTACTGGCCTTCAGCGAAGGGAAAACAGTTGGAGCCTGTTTGGACCGCAACGGACTACGGCCTGCCCGCTATGCTATCACCCGCGACGGCTGTGTGGTGGTGGCCTCAGAAGCCGGAGTTGTACCCCTGCCCGAGGCAGAAATCATCGAAAAGGGTAAACTGGGTCCCGGGCAAATGATTGTAGTAGACTTGGAAAACAATGTATTACTAAAAAACTGGGAAATAAAACAAAAAATAGCAGCAGCAAAACCCTACGGCCAATGGCTGAAACAATATCGTCGTCGTTTGTCCCTATCCCCTTTCACCCCCACCCAGTCCAGACGGGCGGAAGAGGAACTAGTGCGCCTCCAAACCTCCTTTGGCTACAGTGCCGAAGATTTAGAAATGATTATCATCCCCATGGCGTTGGAAGGAAAAGAGCCTACCTTCTGTATGGGAGATGATATACCCCTGGCAGTATTGTCAGATAAACCTCGTCTTTTGTACGACTACTTCAAGCAACGCTTCGCTCAGGTGACAAATCCGGCTATTGACCCCCTGCGGGAAAGTCTAGTAATGTCGTTGGAAATGCATCTGGGATCCAGGGGGAATCTATTAGACGTTCAGCCAGAAAGTGCCCACACCCTCGTTATACCATCCCCTGTATTGTCTGATGCTGACCTGGAGGCGTTAAAACAACAGTCGGAATTCCCCTGTAAACAATTGTCCACCCTTTTCCCCATCGCCGATGGTCCTGAGGGCTTCAAAGCCTCCCTGGCAAGACTGGGTGAAGAAGCTACAAGGGCAGTAGAAGAAGGCTATCAAATTCTCATCCTCAGTGACAGGGTGGGACAAATCGGCACTGAGTACTCCTATATACCACCCCTGTTGGCAGTAGGGGCAGTCCACCACCACCTCATCAGAGAGGGATTACGTCTTAAAACCTCCCTCATAGTAGATACCGCCCAGTGTTGGAGCACCCACCACTTTGCCTGTCTCATCGGCTATGGGGCATCGGCCGTATGCCCCTATCTCACCTGGGAAACTATCGCCGCCTGGTGGCATGACGGCAAAACCCGGAAACTCATGGAAAATGGGAAAATCGAGGCCATCAGCGAGGTGGAGGCCTTCCAACGCTACCGCAAGGCAGTAGAGGCAGGCTTACTGAAAATCCTCTCGAAAATGGGCATCTCCCTCCTCTCCTCCTACCATGGAGCGCAGATTTTTGAGTGTATTGGATTAGGCCCTGATGTGATAGACTTGGCCTTTGAAGGCACCACTAGCCGTGTGGGGGGCCTAAGTCTGGCAGAAGTGGCCAACGAGGTTATCTCCTTCCACCAAAGGGCTTTCCCTGAATTACAAGCCAAAAAGCTAGAAAACTACGGCTATATCAACTACAAAAAAGGCGGCGAATACCACATGAATTCCCCCGAAATGGCCAAACTGCTACACGAGGCAGTGAGGGCCTATGGCACTCAGAAGGGCTATGACCATTATGAATGGTATCGTCGCTATCTAGAAGAGCGCCCCGCTACCGCCCTCCGGGATTTGTTGGAGTTCAAGTCTGACAGGCAACCTATCCCCCTAGAAGAGGTGGAACCGATAGAAAACATTCTCCCCCGCTTCTGCACCGGCGGCATGTCTCTGGGGGCATTGAGTCAAGAAGCCCATGAGACCCTGGCCATCGCTATGAATCGCATCGGTGGTAAGTCTAACTCCGGCGAGGGGGGAGAAGACCCTAAACGCTACCATATAATCAACGATGTGGATGAAAATGGCTATAGCCCCTCTTTTCCCCACCTAAAAGGACTTAAAAACGGCGACTGTGCCTCCTCCGCCATCAAACAAATAGCCTCCGGCCGTTTCGGTGTAACCCCAGAATACCTCATTAATGCTGAACAGCTGGAAATCAAAATAGCCCAAGGGGCAAAACCAGGGGAAGGTGGCCAGTTACCGGGCAAGAAGGTAAGCGAGTATATCGCTATGTTACGACGCTCTAAACCCGGTGTCACCCTCATCTCCCCCCCACCCCACCACGACATCTACTCCATCGAAGACTTGGCCCAACTCATCTACGATTTACACCAAATTAACCCCACCGCCAAGGTATCCGTCAAACTGGTAGCCTCCGTAGGAATTGGCACTATCGCCGCCGGGGTGGCCAAAGCCAACGCCGATATCATCCAAATCTCCGGTCATGACGGCGGCACAGGCGCATCCCCCCTCAGCTCCATCAAACATGCCGGCAGCCCCTGGGAATTGGGTCTAACTGAAGTACATCGTACTCTCATTGAAAACCAACTGAGGGACCGGGTAATCCTGCGAGTAGATGGGGGATTGCGTACTGGTTGGGATGTGGTTATGGCCGCCCTCATGGGAGCCGAAGAATACGGCTTTGGCAGCATCGCCATGATCGCCGAGGGCTGTATTATGGCAAGGGTGTGTCATACTAATCAGTGTCCAGTAGGGGTGGCAACCCAGGAGGAACGTCTTCGTAAGCGCTTCCCAGGCGTGCCCCAGGATGTTGTCAATTTCTTCTACCTCATCGCCGAGGAAATACGTTCTATCTTGGCCAAGTTGGGGTATCGTAGTCTCGATGAAATAATAGGTCGTGCAGACCTACTTCAGTACCGTCAATCGGTGAAACTGGCCAAAACTTCCTCCCTCAATCTGGACTGCCTACTCCAGCTGCCAGATGTGAAGCACCAGCGCGAGTGGTTAAATCATGGCCCAGCCCACAGTAATGGTCATGTATTAGACGATGATATACTTGCCGACGCCGACATCCAAGATGCCATCGAAAATCACGGCACTGTCACTAAGCATATTAAGATTGTAAATACAGACCGCTCTGTGGGGGCAAGAATAGCCGGTGTCATCGCCCGCAAATACGGAGATACTGGCTTTTTGGGTAACATACAGTTGAGGTTCAAAGGTACTGCGGGGCAGAGTTTCGGCGCCTTCAACATCCAGGGAGTACACCTGTATCTGGAAGGGGAAGCCAATGACTATGTGGGCAAGGGCATGAATGGTGGCGAGATTGTCATTGTGCCCCCCGCCGAAGCCACCATAGCCCCCGAAGACAACGTCATCCTCGGTAATACCTGTCTCTATGGTGCTACCGGTGGCTGTCTCTATGCCAATGGCCGTGCTGGTGAACGTTTTGCTGTCCGTAATTCCAAGGCTACAGCCGTAATCGAGGGAGCCGGCGATCACTGTTGTGAATACATGACTGGTGGCGTGGTGGTGGTTTTAGGCTCTGTAGGACGGAATGTAGGGGCAGGTATGACAGGGGGCTTGGCATACTTCCTGGATGAAGAGGGCAATTTCCCCGCCTTCGTAAACCCCGAAATCGTCAAAATCCAGCGGATTTGCACCCCCGCCGCCGAGGCCCAATTAAAACAATTAATTGCTAATCACGTTCAAAAGACTGGCAGCAGAAAGGGTAAATTGATTCTAGATAATTGGGATGAGTATCTGCCAAGATTCTGGCAGGTGTATCCGCCATCCGAGGCCGATAGCCCTGAGGTTAAGCCTCAAAAACAACTGACTGTTGTCTAG
- a CDS encoding 1-acyl-sn-glycerol-3-phosphate acyltransferase, with translation MVTETVQGSQDKSPLTSRVSPWLVRIAYPLIRGLVFPFFFKEIVVEGKENVPKEGAVIVAPTHRSRWDALIVPYATGRLVSGRDPHFMVSANEMKGIQGWFIRRLGGFPVNTERPELSSLTHTYELLTRGEMVVIFPEGGIFRTSEVQPLKRGLGKVAAEVAMNYPEVDLKILPVAIRYSEAIPRRGCRVWVRVGRGLRVSYYLADTPRQTSIRLTAALKEALDREVSLLPQL, from the coding sequence ATGGTTACAGAAACAGTCCAAGGGAGTCAAGACAAGTCACCATTAACCTCACGGGTGTCACCGTGGCTGGTAAGGATTGCCTATCCCCTGATAAGAGGGCTTGTTTTTCCTTTTTTCTTCAAGGAGATTGTAGTAGAAGGAAAAGAAAATGTACCCAAAGAGGGGGCAGTTATTGTGGCGCCTACCCATCGCTCTCGTTGGGATGCTTTAATAGTACCATATGCCACTGGAAGACTAGTAAGTGGAAGAGATCCCCACTTTATGGTGTCTGCTAATGAGATGAAGGGGATACAGGGGTGGTTTATTCGGCGTCTGGGGGGATTTCCTGTAAATACAGAGCGTCCGGAATTAAGTAGTCTTACCCACACCTATGAGTTGCTGACAAGGGGGGAGATGGTAGTAATTTTCCCAGAGGGTGGCATTTTCCGTACATCCGAAGTACAACCTTTAAAAAGGGGATTGGGGAAGGTGGCGGCGGAGGTGGCTATGAATTATCCAGAGGTGGACTTAAAAATACTACCCGTTGCCATCAGGTATAGTGAGGCCATTCCCCGTCGTGGTTGTCGGGTGTGGGTGAGGGTAGGCAGGGGTTTGAGGGTGAGTTACTACTTAGCAGACACTCCTCGCCAGACTAGTATTCGTCTTACTGCTGCCTTAAAGGAGGCTTTAGACAGGGAGGTTTCTCTGCTTCCCCAATTATAA
- the ribE gene encoding riboflavin synthase — translation MFTGLIQAKGTIKLLGNNLYQVAVEEDKRETITADLAIGDSVAVDGICLTVEEITTTGFTATASPETLKRTTLSQTSMRGKIVNLETSLRVGSKIGGHFVSGHVDGIGSLAQSVKKQQSWEMTFTPPTSLQKQWQTHIAPYIVFKGSIAVNGISLTIADCDEGGSWFTVAVIPHTYFQTNLSLLQPGDWVNLETDILAKYVSRFLRHCPQQDSPISTDITREFLLENGYINSLF, via the coding sequence ATGTTTACGGGATTAATACAGGCAAAAGGCACAATAAAATTACTGGGAAACAATCTCTACCAGGTAGCAGTGGAGGAAGACAAGAGGGAAACTATCACTGCCGATTTAGCAATAGGGGATAGTGTTGCAGTAGATGGAATTTGTCTAACAGTGGAAGAGATAACCACCACTGGCTTTACTGCCACCGCCTCCCCTGAAACCCTAAAACGCACCACCCTAAGTCAAACTAGCATGAGAGGCAAGATTGTCAATCTAGAAACCTCCTTAAGAGTCGGGAGTAAGATTGGTGGACATTTTGTCAGTGGACACGTAGACGGTATTGGCAGTTTAGCACAATCTGTCAAAAAACAGCAATCCTGGGAGATGACTTTTACACCCCCCACCAGTCTACAAAAACAGTGGCAAACACACATTGCCCCCTATATAGTTTTCAAGGGGAGTATCGCTGTCAATGGCATTAGTCTCACTATAGCCGACTGTGACGAAGGAGGCAGTTGGTTTACTGTGGCAGTAATACCTCACACCTACTTTCAAACTAATCTTTCCCTTCTGCAACCTGGTGACTGGGTAAATTTAGAAACAGACATCCTGGCCAAGTATGTAAGTAGATTTCTCCGTCATTGCCCCCAACAGGATTCCCCTATCTCCACTGACATCACCCGGGAATTCTTGTTAGAAAATGGTTATATTAACTCCCTTTTTTAA
- a CDS encoding rhomboid family intramembrane serine protease: protein MSNNELKALAKEVKTQFTILGSIVAVFWFVHIINATFFNYRLNYYGISPRNLTGLRGVVFAPFLHGDYFHLLANTTPFLILGFLCMLRETSDFFVVSLLSMLTSGLGVWLFSPRYSITVGASGVIFGYLGFLLFRGLFKKNIPSIAVSLMVFFLYGSMIWGVLPSSPYISWQGHFFGFLGGVLAAKLLPSK, encoded by the coding sequence ATGAGCAATAATGAGTTAAAAGCCTTGGCAAAAGAGGTAAAAACCCAATTTACCATCCTGGGCAGCATTGTGGCAGTTTTCTGGTTTGTGCACATTATCAATGCCACTTTTTTTAACTACCGTCTCAATTATTATGGCATCTCCCCCAGAAATTTAACAGGATTAAGGGGTGTGGTTTTCGCACCATTTTTACACGGAGATTATTTTCATCTTCTTGCCAACACTACCCCCTTTCTGATACTAGGTTTTTTATGCATGCTAAGGGAGACTAGCGACTTCTTTGTTGTGAGTCTATTGTCCATGCTAACTAGTGGTTTGGGGGTTTGGCTTTTTTCGCCAAGATATTCTATCACAGTAGGGGCAAGTGGCGTTATTTTCGGCTACCTTGGCTTTCTGCTGTTTAGGGGTTTATTCAAAAAAAACATTCCTTCCATTGCTGTGTCTTTAATGGTATTTTTCCTCTACGGTAGCATGATTTGGGGGGTACTACCCTCTTCCCCCTATATATCTTGGCAAGGGCATTTTTTCGGCTTCCTCGGTGGTGTATTAGCCGCCAAATTACTTCCTAGCAAATAA
- the hypD gene encoding hydrogenase formation protein HypD, giving the protein MRFVDEYRQNTLVEKYRQAIQEIITQPWQIMEVCGGQTHSILKYGLDQLLPPEISLIHGPGCPVCVTDVRIIDIAVSIASQENVILCSFGDMLRVPGSKTDLLSVKGKGGDIRILYSPLDSLKIARENPHREVVFLAVGFETTAPTTAMTVYQAKRQGITNFSLLVSHVLVPPAMRAILSSPQCKIQGFLAAGHVCTVRGYHEYESICHEYKIPIVVTGFEPLDIIQGIYMCIQQLENKTYRVENQYRRCVKKEGNILAKKIVEEVFETSDYNWRGIGIIPNSGLKLRKDYASFDCILKFGISPEIEPHWDDNPCIGGEILQGIKKPYQCEAFGLKCTPENPLGAPMVSSEGACAAYYRYRYSS; this is encoded by the coding sequence ATGAGATTTGTAGACGAATATCGTCAGAATACCCTAGTAGAAAAATATCGCCAGGCTATCCAGGAAATTATTACTCAACCATGGCAAATTATGGAGGTTTGTGGAGGACAAACTCATTCTATCCTAAAATACGGATTAGATCAGCTGCTGCCCCCCGAAATCTCGTTAATACACGGTCCTGGTTGTCCCGTATGTGTAACTGATGTTCGCATAATAGACATAGCCGTGTCAATAGCCTCCCAGGAAAATGTGATTTTATGCTCCTTTGGTGATATGTTAAGAGTGCCAGGGAGTAAAACGGATTTGCTTTCTGTCAAGGGGAAAGGGGGGGATATTCGTATTCTTTATTCCCCTCTAGACAGTCTTAAAATTGCCAGGGAAAACCCTCATAGGGAGGTCGTATTTTTAGCTGTAGGATTTGAAACTACCGCCCCCACCACCGCCATGACTGTATATCAGGCAAAAAGACAGGGGATAACCAATTTTTCTCTTCTAGTTTCTCATGTTTTAGTGCCACCGGCCATGAGGGCAATTTTATCTTCCCCCCAGTGTAAAATTCAGGGTTTTTTAGCGGCAGGACACGTTTGTACTGTCAGGGGTTATCATGAATACGAGTCTATATGTCATGAATATAAAATCCCAATAGTCGTGACTGGTTTTGAGCCTCTGGATATTATACAGGGGATTTACATGTGTATCCAGCAACTGGAAAATAAAACTTATAGGGTGGAAAATCAGTACAGAAGATGCGTGAAAAAAGAGGGAAATATCCTGGCAAAAAAAATAGTAGAAGAGGTGTTTGAAACAAGTGATTATAACTGGCGGGGTATAGGAATAATTCCCAACAGTGGTTTGAAACTGAGGAAAGATTATGCCTCATTTGACTGTATATTAAAGTTTGGCATATCTCCTGAAATTGAACCCCATTGGGATGATAATCCTTGCATTGGAGGCGAAATTTTGCAAGGAATAAAAAAACCATATCAATGTGAAGCATTTGGATTAAAATGCACTCCGGAAAATCCCCTAGGCGCGCCAATGGTCTCCTCCGAAGGCGCTTGTGCAGCCTATTATCGTTATCGTTATTCTTCCTGA